In the genome of Streptomyces sp. V2I9, one region contains:
- a CDS encoding hemolysin family protein yields the protein MTTPLLLLAAAFLLILANGFFVAAEFGLVTVDRPDAERAAAEGDRRARTVVHALRELSFQLSGTQLGITLTSLVVGMLAEPALAQLLAGPLTATGLPAEAVPGIGVVVGMLLASAVQMVVGELVPKNWAVSRPLQVARFVAGPQARFAALLRPVITLLNALANRLVRLLGVEPTDELASARTPGELVSLARHSARAGALEQDTADLFVRSLALAGLTAQHVMTPRVKVSALHSSATAEDVLNLTRATGLSRFPVYRDRIDEVVGMVHLKDALAVPAAERLRTPAGLIAVAPLLVPGTLPVEPLLRRLRHEQPIAVVVDEYGGTAGVVTLEDIIEELVGEVRDEHDAEGAGRPELTATTGDDGRPAWDAEGSCRVHTLRRGGLDVPEGPYETVAGLVAGLLGRIPAPGDVAELPGWRISVRQVGHNRAERVRFTRTPGLRPDRAGRTLLEAAR from the coding sequence ATGACCACCCCCCTGCTGCTCCTCGCGGCTGCCTTCCTCCTCATCCTCGCCAACGGATTCTTCGTGGCGGCCGAATTCGGGCTCGTCACCGTGGACCGGCCCGACGCCGAGCGCGCCGCCGCCGAGGGCGACCGACGGGCCCGCACCGTCGTCCACGCCCTGCGCGAACTCTCCTTCCAGCTCTCCGGCACCCAGCTCGGCATCACCCTCACCTCCCTGGTGGTGGGCATGCTCGCCGAACCGGCCCTCGCCCAGCTGCTCGCCGGACCCCTCACCGCCACCGGGCTCCCGGCGGAGGCCGTCCCCGGCATCGGCGTCGTCGTCGGCATGCTGCTCGCCTCGGCCGTCCAGATGGTCGTCGGCGAACTCGTCCCCAAGAACTGGGCGGTCTCCCGGCCGCTCCAGGTGGCCCGCTTCGTCGCCGGACCGCAGGCCCGCTTCGCCGCCCTGCTGCGCCCGGTGATCACCCTCCTCAACGCCCTGGCCAACCGGCTGGTGCGGCTCCTGGGCGTCGAGCCCACCGACGAGCTGGCCTCCGCCCGCACGCCGGGCGAGCTGGTCTCCCTGGCCCGGCACTCCGCCCGCGCCGGAGCCCTGGAACAGGACACCGCCGACCTCTTCGTCCGGTCGCTCGCCCTGGCCGGCCTCACCGCCCAGCACGTCATGACCCCGCGGGTGAAGGTCAGCGCCCTGCACTCCTCCGCGACCGCCGAGGACGTCCTCAACCTCACCCGTGCCACCGGCCTCTCCCGCTTCCCGGTCTACCGGGACCGCATCGACGAGGTCGTCGGCATGGTCCACCTCAAGGACGCCCTCGCCGTCCCCGCCGCCGAGCGCCTCCGCACCCCGGCCGGACTGATCGCCGTCGCCCCGCTCCTGGTGCCCGGAACGCTCCCGGTGGAGCCCCTGCTGCGGCGGCTGCGCCACGAACAGCCGATAGCCGTGGTCGTCGACGAGTACGGCGGCACCGCCGGCGTCGTCACCCTGGAGGACATCATCGAGGAACTCGTCGGCGAGGTCCGCGACGAGCACGACGCCGAGGGCGCGGGCCGCCCCGAGCTGACGGCCACCACCGGCGACGACGGCCGCCCGGCCTGGGACGCCGAGGGCAGCTGCCGGGTCCACACCCTGCGCCGCGGCGGCCTGGACGTACCCGAAGGGCCGTACGAGACCGTCGCCGGGCTCGTCGCCGGGCTGCTGGGCCGCATCCCCGCCCCCGGAGACGTGGCCGAACTCCCCGGCTGGCGGATCTCCGTCCGCCAGGTCGGCCACAACCGCGCCGAACGCGTCCGGTTCACCCGGACGCCCGGCCTCCGGCCCGACCGGGCCGGCCGGACCCTGCTGGAGGCCGCGCGATGA
- a CDS encoding phosphoribosyl-ATP diphosphatase, whose translation MGQKTFEELFAELQLKAAEGDPATSRTAELVGKGVHAIGKKVVEEAAEVWMAAEYEGKEAAAEEISQLLYHVQVMMVARGISLDDVYAHL comes from the coding sequence ATGGGACAGAAAACCTTCGAAGAGCTCTTCGCCGAGCTCCAGCTCAAGGCCGCCGAAGGCGACCCCGCGACCTCCCGCACCGCCGAACTGGTGGGCAAGGGCGTGCATGCGATCGGCAAGAAGGTCGTCGAGGAGGCCGCCGAGGTCTGGATGGCCGCCGAGTACGAGGGCAAGGAGGCCGCCGCCGAGGAGATCTCCCAGCTGCTGTACCACGTCCAGGTGATGATGGTCGCCCGCGGGATCTCGCTCGACGACGTCTACGCCCATCTCTGA
- a CDS encoding hemolysin family protein — MSLLHLLLAVILVLANGFFVGAEFALVSVRRSQIEPLAAQGSGRARTVLHGLENLPQMMAAAQFGITVCSLTLGAVAEPTVAHLLEPVFHAAHVPDGLVHPLGFALALLSVVVLHLVIGEMVPKNLAMAAPERTALWLSPALVAFARLCRPVTTALGACAGLVLRLFGVEPKDEVEAVFTSEQLNRLVEDSGQAGLLAPAAAERLEDALELGSRPVLGVLLERASLVTVDPSVTPRGIEELTVRTGFSRFPVCAEGGGPFMGYLHVKDVLELEDADRAVPQQIWRPMTTVRAELPLGDALTVMRRAATHLAQVADASGRILGLVAMEDVLETLVGEVRDPAHRVVSVPRRTVDVPKGPGRLPAPGALVH, encoded by the coding sequence ATGAGCCTGCTCCACCTCCTGCTCGCCGTGATCCTGGTGCTGGCCAACGGCTTCTTCGTCGGCGCCGAGTTCGCCCTCGTCTCGGTCCGCCGCAGCCAGATCGAACCGCTGGCCGCCCAGGGCTCCGGCCGCGCCCGCACGGTCCTGCACGGCCTGGAGAACCTGCCGCAGATGATGGCGGCCGCCCAGTTCGGCATCACCGTCTGCTCCCTCACCCTCGGAGCCGTCGCCGAGCCGACCGTCGCCCACCTCCTGGAGCCGGTCTTCCACGCCGCACACGTTCCCGACGGACTGGTCCACCCCCTCGGCTTCGCCCTCGCGCTGCTGTCCGTGGTGGTCCTGCACCTGGTCATCGGGGAGATGGTCCCCAAGAACCTCGCCATGGCGGCGCCCGAGCGGACCGCGCTGTGGCTCAGCCCCGCCCTGGTCGCGTTCGCCCGGCTCTGCCGCCCGGTCACCACCGCGCTCGGTGCCTGCGCCGGCCTGGTGCTGAGGCTGTTCGGCGTGGAACCGAAGGACGAGGTGGAGGCCGTCTTCACCAGTGAGCAGCTCAACCGGCTCGTGGAGGACTCCGGACAGGCCGGCCTCCTCGCCCCGGCCGCGGCCGAACGCCTGGAGGACGCCCTCGAACTCGGCAGCCGGCCCGTCCTCGGCGTCCTGCTGGAGCGGGCGTCCCTGGTCACCGTCGACCCGTCGGTGACCCCGCGCGGGATCGAGGAGCTGACGGTACGCACCGGCTTCTCCCGCTTCCCGGTCTGCGCGGAGGGCGGCGGCCCCTTCATGGGCTACCTGCACGTCAAGGACGTCCTGGAGCTGGAGGACGCCGACCGGGCGGTCCCGCAGCAGATCTGGCGTCCGATGACGACCGTACGGGCCGAACTCCCGCTGGGCGACGCCCTGACCGTCATGCGCCGCGCCGCGACGCACCTGGCGCAGGTGGCCGACGCCTCGGGCCGGATCCTCGGCCTGGTCGCCATGGAGGACGTCCTGGAGACGCTGGTGGGGGAGGTGCGCGACCCCGCCCACCGGGTCGTGTCGGTACCCCGCCGCACGGTGGACGTACCGAAGGGGCCGGGGAGGCTTCCGGCGCCCGGAGCGCTCGTGCACTGA
- a CDS encoding AAA family ATPase — translation MNIGTQGAGAPADLAWLRGMDAYTMGAYPQAEEEFRAAVRLDPGMADGWLGLHALRVDTTTALLRMHQHRERFGEQRARHRRTLNSWYWLGWWVQPVLESGRDLLLAHASHWLDGRHVPELDRALAGLPPVDADPQVRFLHACRAYLVKDWEQLVRCTEQLVDDPMLGIEAGLFGGMARVRLEMFGQAEPLLSAALMRCRSEQPQRKELRYWLARAHEGTGRSAAALPLYRAVHRVDPAFMDTSARLAALVEGDGYDESADLAAVTLSGFGAGVPGAEALPEGDALLGVDPVDGRESWTLGDAVLLGDEPVPGPPDPVEKVRRTRTGKPPPFPAGPSDSALLAEALSQLERMVGLEPVKRQVKALSAQLNMARLRAEQGLPVQPPKRHFVFSGPSGTGKTTVARILGRVFYALGLLGGDHLVEAQRSDLVGEFLGQTAVKANELIDSALGGVLFVDEAYSLANSGYSKGDAYGDEALQVLLKRAEDNRDHLVVILAGYPEGMDRLLATNPGLSSRFTSRVDFPSYRPLELTAIGGVLAAENDDVWDEEAVEELRSISGHVVDQGWIDELGNGRFLRTLYEKSCAYRDLRLSGYRSAPTREDLSTLRLPDLMQAYGEVLSGRGPLGRGKQEPGAV, via the coding sequence ATGAACATCGGCACACAGGGCGCCGGCGCCCCTGCCGACCTCGCCTGGCTGCGCGGCATGGACGCCTACACGATGGGCGCCTACCCGCAGGCCGAGGAGGAGTTCAGAGCCGCGGTGCGACTCGATCCGGGCATGGCGGACGGCTGGCTCGGCCTCCACGCGCTGCGCGTCGACACCACCACGGCCCTGTTGCGCATGCACCAGCACCGCGAGCGCTTCGGCGAGCAGCGCGCCCGCCACCGCCGCACGCTCAACTCCTGGTATTGGCTGGGCTGGTGGGTGCAGCCGGTGCTGGAGAGCGGGCGCGATCTGCTGCTGGCGCACGCCTCGCACTGGCTGGACGGCCGCCATGTGCCCGAGCTGGACCGGGCGTTGGCCGGGCTGCCGCCGGTGGACGCGGACCCGCAGGTGCGGTTCCTGCACGCCTGCCGCGCGTATCTGGTCAAGGACTGGGAGCAGTTGGTGCGCTGTACCGAGCAGCTCGTCGACGACCCGATGCTGGGGATCGAGGCGGGCCTGTTCGGCGGGATGGCCCGCGTGCGGCTGGAGATGTTCGGGCAGGCGGAGCCGCTGCTGTCGGCCGCGCTGATGCGATGTCGCAGCGAGCAGCCGCAGCGCAAGGAGCTGCGCTACTGGCTGGCGCGGGCCCACGAGGGCACCGGGCGCAGCGCCGCCGCCCTGCCGCTGTACCGGGCGGTGCACCGGGTCGATCCGGCCTTCATGGACACCTCTGCCCGGCTCGCCGCGCTCGTGGAGGGCGACGGATACGACGAGTCGGCGGACCTGGCCGCGGTGACCCTGTCCGGTTTCGGGGCGGGGGTGCCGGGCGCGGAGGCGCTGCCGGAGGGGGACGCGCTGCTCGGCGTCGATCCGGTGGACGGGCGCGAGTCCTGGACGCTGGGCGACGCGGTGCTGCTCGGGGACGAGCCCGTGCCGGGCCCGCCCGACCCGGTCGAGAAGGTCCGCCGCACCAGGACCGGTAAGCCGCCGCCCTTCCCGGCCGGGCCCAGTGATTCCGCCCTGCTGGCCGAGGCGCTGTCGCAGCTGGAGCGGATGGTCGGACTGGAGCCGGTGAAGCGGCAGGTCAAGGCACTCTCGGCGCAGCTGAACATGGCCAGGCTGCGGGCCGAGCAGGGGCTTCCCGTGCAGCCGCCCAAGCGCCATTTCGTCTTCTCCGGGCCCTCCGGCACCGGCAAGACCACGGTGGCGCGCATCCTGGGCCGGGTCTTCTACGCCCTCGGGCTGCTCGGCGGCGATCATCTGGTCGAGGCGCAACGGTCCGACCTGGTCGGGGAGTTCCTCGGTCAGACGGCGGTGAAGGCCAACGAACTGATCGACTCGGCGCTGGGCGGGGTGCTCTTCGTCGACGAGGCGTACAGCCTGGCCAACTCCGGTTACAGCAAGGGCGACGCGTACGGCGACGAGGCGCTCCAGGTGCTCCTCAAACGGGCCGAGGACAACCGGGACCACCTCGTCGTCATCCTCGCGGGGTACCCGGAGGGCATGGACCGGCTGCTCGCCACCAATCCGGGCCTCTCCTCCCGGTTCACCAGCCGGGTCGACTTCCCCAGCTACCGGCCGCTCGAACTGACCGCGATCGGGGGCGTCCTGGCCGCCGAGAACGACGACGTGTGGGACGAGGAGGCGGTGGAGGAGCTGCGGTCCATCAGCGGTCATGTGGTGGACCAGGGGTGGATCGACGAGCTGGGCAACGGCCGCTTCCTGCGGACGCTGTACGAGAAGAGCTGTGCCTACCGCGATCTGCGGCTCTCCGGCTACCGGTCCGCGCCGACCAGGGAGGACCTGTCGACGCTACGGCTCCCGGACCTGATGCAGGCGTACGGCGAGGTGCTGTCGGGGCGCGGTCCGTTGGGTCGGGGCAAACAGGAGCCGGGCGCGGTGTGA
- a CDS encoding PH domain-containing protein: MSAPRPELPTLPVTFRPTLTRVVLLSVGLAMFLVITVVALMLERLNPGERASFIFVAVLFFGVLALLSRPRVSADEAGVTVVNLTRTRRLAWQEILRVNLRSGDPWVFLDLSDGTSLPALGIQPGLAKQQAIRDARALRALAETRGAGSDDTPADA, translated from the coding sequence ATGTCCGCGCCCAGGCCCGAACTCCCCACCCTGCCGGTCACCTTCCGGCCCACCCTCACCCGGGTGGTCCTGTTGAGCGTGGGCCTGGCGATGTTCCTCGTCATCACGGTCGTCGCGCTGATGCTGGAACGGCTCAACCCGGGGGAGCGGGCCAGCTTCATCTTCGTCGCGGTGCTCTTCTTCGGTGTCCTGGCCCTGCTCAGCAGGCCGCGGGTCTCCGCCGACGAGGCCGGGGTCACCGTCGTCAACCTCACCCGGACCCGCAGGCTGGCCTGGCAGGAGATCCTCCGCGTCAACCTGCGCTCCGGCGACCCCTGGGTCTTCCTCGACCTCAGCGACGGCACCAGCCTGCCCGCCCTCGGCATCCAGCCCGGCCTCGCCAAGCAGCAGGCCATCCGCGACGCCCGCGCCCTGCGCGCGCTGGCCGAGACGCGCGGCGCCGGAAGCGACGACACCCCCGCCGACGCCTGA
- a CDS encoding uridine kinase has product MDDLARHADDLASLPPSCGPVRLVAVDGHAGSGKSTFAARLAVALGGAPVLHLDDLATHAELFGWPGRLRDQVLLPLARGESARYAPYDWTERRFGPVRTLEPAPVVLVEGVGAGRREVRPWLAALCWMEVGREASHERGRRRDGAALTRFWDGWTRAEDRHFADDPSRPHADVLVRQLPEGYAWLPGPGATAGANRPVTDGSRIGPPR; this is encoded by the coding sequence ATGGACGACCTGGCCCGCCACGCCGATGACCTCGCCTCACTCCCCCCGTCCTGCGGGCCGGTCCGGCTGGTGGCGGTGGACGGGCACGCCGGTTCGGGCAAGAGCACCTTCGCCGCCCGCCTCGCGGTGGCGCTGGGCGGTGCGCCGGTCCTCCATCTGGACGATCTCGCCACCCACGCGGAGCTGTTCGGCTGGCCGGGGCGGCTGCGGGACCAGGTGCTCCTGCCGCTCGCACGTGGCGAGAGCGCGCGCTACGCCCCGTACGACTGGACGGAACGCCGCTTCGGACCGGTGCGGACCCTGGAGCCGGCCCCGGTGGTGCTGGTGGAGGGGGTCGGCGCGGGACGCCGGGAGGTGCGGCCGTGGCTGGCGGCGCTCTGCTGGATGGAGGTGGGCCGCGAGGCGTCCCACGAGCGCGGACGGCGGCGGGACGGCGCCGCGCTCACCCGGTTCTGGGACGGGTGGACGCGGGCCGAGGACCGGCATTTCGCCGACGACCCCTCACGCCCCCACGCGGACGTCCTGGTACGCCAGTTGCCGGAGGGGTACGCGTGGCTGCCGGGGCCGGGAGCGACAGCGGGAGCGAACCGGCCCGTCACGGACGGTAGCCGAATCGGGCCACCCCGCTGA
- the hisG gene encoding ATP phosphoribosyltransferase — protein MLRIAVPNKGSLSGPAMAMLHEAGYQQRKESKELVLVDPENEVEFFYLRPRDIAIYVSSGKLDIGITGRDLLLDSGADSEEILQLGFARSTFRYATKPGTAAGPQDFDGMTIATSYEGIVADHLGKAGVNASVVHLDGAVETAIELGVAQIIADVVETGTSLRNAGLEVIGEPIMTSEAVVIRRNGAPADDPKVQQFLRRLQGVLVARSYVMMDYDCRVEHLERAVALTPGLESPTISPLHHEGWVAVRSMVAAKEAQRIMDDLYELGARAILTTAIHACRL, from the coding sequence ATGCTGCGCATCGCCGTCCCCAACAAGGGTTCACTCTCCGGGCCTGCGATGGCGATGCTCCATGAGGCCGGCTACCAGCAGCGCAAGGAGTCCAAGGAACTGGTCCTGGTCGACCCCGAGAACGAGGTCGAGTTCTTCTACCTCCGCCCCCGCGACATCGCGATCTACGTCAGCTCCGGCAAGCTCGACATCGGCATCACCGGCCGCGACCTGCTGCTGGACTCCGGGGCCGACTCCGAGGAGATCCTCCAGCTCGGCTTCGCCCGCTCCACCTTCCGCTACGCCACCAAGCCCGGCACCGCGGCGGGCCCGCAGGACTTCGACGGCATGACGATCGCCACCTCCTACGAGGGCATCGTCGCCGACCACCTCGGCAAGGCCGGCGTCAACGCGTCCGTCGTCCACCTCGACGGGGCGGTCGAGACCGCCATCGAGCTGGGCGTCGCCCAGATCATCGCCGACGTGGTCGAGACCGGCACCAGCCTGCGCAACGCCGGACTGGAAGTGATCGGCGAGCCGATCATGACCTCCGAGGCCGTCGTCATCCGCCGCAACGGCGCCCCCGCCGACGACCCCAAGGTGCAGCAGTTCCTCCGCCGCCTCCAGGGCGTCCTGGTCGCCCGGTCGTACGTGATGATGGACTACGACTGCCGCGTCGAGCACCTGGAGCGCGCCGTCGCCCTCACCCCCGGCCTGGAGTCCCCGACCATCTCCCCGCTGCACCACGAGGGCTGGGTCGCCGTCCGCTCCATGGTCGCCGCCAAGGAGGCGCAGCGGATCATGGACGACCTGTACGAGCTCGGCGCCCGCGCCATCCTCACCACGGCCATCCACGCCTGCCGTCTCTGA